TGCTCGGCATTCTTCCACCAGGCATCCAGTTCCGATTTGTAGGCAAACACCGCAGCCCGAAGCTTGTGGCGGTGCCGGTGCACGGGCAAACCATCCTTCTCCCAGCGGCGCACGGTGCTCTCGTCGCGGCGGAGATAGGCGGCGATCTCCTTCCAGGAATCGAGGCGGTCGTTCGGCGAGTGCGGCGGCGGTCCCTGCGTGGTTCGGGCTGAGTCGTTCCCGTCCATTTCTGGCTTTCCAAAGGGAGGCGGATAGCATACCAGCATTTCCCCCTTCCGATGAGGCTTGTATTTCCAGTCGCGGCGAGGCGCTCATTAGCGCTCATCCCGCTCTTGCCCGTTGCAGTCGTTGAAGTTACCCGCCAAAATTCACGCCTGAGCTCGGAGTTCCCGAGCAATCCGCCAGGAGGGGGCGCGGTGCGCCTTCCTGCCTAAGTCTGACGCCTTGTGTCACGCACGTTCTGAGATGAGGAGGATCACATGAGAACATCCGCGAAAGGTTGGAACTGGGATATCGGCCTTGTTGTTGCGGTCTTGCTGGCATCGCTGCCAGTCCAACTTCACGCGCAGTCCGCCAACGGCCTGCTCAAGGTCACTTCGTTTCCGTCGGGAGCGAAGGTTTCGATTGATGGCGCTGACACCGGCAAGAACACGCCCATGAGTATCAGCGTGCCGGTGGGCAGCCACACCGTCGTCGTTTCGATCCCCAACTCCGGCTGGAATCCCGACTCACGTACCGTCCTCATCGATTCCGGCACCACCGATCTGAGCGTCACATTGCTGCCGCTATTGACCGTCGGCCCTCCCGGACCTCAGGGACCGAAGGGCGACAAGGGCGATAAAGGCGATCCCGGTCTTCAGGGCCTTCAAGGTGTACCCGGAGGCATTGGCCCCGCCGGAGATCAGGGACCCAAGGGCGACAAGGGCGATCCCGGGCCTCAGGGCCCGCCCGGAGCCACTGCAGACCAGATAGCCACGATCCAACAGCAGATAGCCGATCTTCAGTCCCAGGCTTCCGGCTTGCACGGAACCCAGGAATTTACCAATCCCGGGAATGCGGCCTCCTTTGACGTTACCTGGGCGGCTCCGACCGGTGTGACGCATGCCCTGGTTGAGATGTGGGGTGGCGGGGGCGGGGGCGATACGACCGGTGGTGGCGGAGCAGCTTACACCCGCAGCGTTGTGGCGGTGACCCCGGGGCACGTCTACCACATCTCCGTGGGTGGCGGTGGGAGAGGCTCCGACGTAACCGGTTCGTCGTTCGCAGCAGACGGGCATAGGAGCATGATGTTCGATGCAGACCAGCCGAGTCTGATTCTGGTTTTCGCCGCAGGTGGACGGGAAGGTACCGTATTCACGCCTGGACACGGCGGGGATGCCGACCCAGCCGCGATGATCAGTCACGGCGGCTTTTCAGGTCAGTCCTTTTCTGGAGGTGTGGCCTACGGCGCCCAATTCTGTCCCAACGGCAGTCTCACCGGAAGAGGTGGTGATGCCTACCAACCGGGCCAGCCTGGCTACATACGGCTCACATGGTGATCTGACGCCTGGACTTGCAGACCCGGTATCCCGGCGCCCCGGCGAACTCAAAGCGTAGATACTGATTGGGTCGTACCAGGGGCGCCGCAGAGCTTCGAGCGAAATCCGCGCACAGGCAGAAGGAGCCGATAGGCTTCGAGCATCGAGTCGCCCCCGCTTGCCAAATCGGCACGCGGGACTCCTGGCCATTGGTATGGCGAGATTTGAGGAAAGTCTGGAGCATTGTTTTTCAGGTGGTCAAGTGGAATGGTGGAGGCAGCGGGAGTCGAATCCGCGTCCGGTGCATGCCGGCGTGGGACGGACGCCTATCGAGGCGTCCTATGTCTACTGTGGGTCGACCCCTGACGGCGCGGGCGGCGCCGCGGTGGCGCCGGGGGCCGGTTCAGGGCCGGGCGGCCGGCCGGGGAAGGGGGCGGTCAGGCCGTCGATCCAGCGCAGGGAGTCGTCGAGCAGGCGGAAGAAACTCTCGCGGACTTCCTTGAACTGGCGGTCCCCCCCGACGATCGGGGCGTACTTGTGGGGACCCCGCGGGACGGCGCTCAGGGCCTTCGCCTCGGAGTGGGGGTCGAGCGTCCCCTCGATCATGACGACGGGGATCGGCGCCATCCTGCGCAGCTCGGCCTCGACGTCGAACACCTCGTCCGGCGGGCTGTCCAACCGGAGCTGCATCGAGACCCGGAACACGTAGGCCCCTTTCTTGTCCGGGGCGATGAGGACGGCGCCGCGAACGCCCGCGGGGTCGACCCGGTTCAGGATGTAGGGGACGATCTCGGCCCCGGCCGCGAAGCCGACCAGGATGACAGGCGCCTCCTTCGGCCTCCCCGCCCGCTCGTTGAGGAACGCCCTGAAGCGCTCGAACTCGGATGCGAGGGTCGCCGGCTCGATCTTGCGGTTGAAGTAGTCGGGAGAATCGATTCCCAGGACGTACCGTCCCGAGGCGGCCAGGCTGGACGCCGTGTCCTGCTGCAACGGCCGCCAGCCCCATTCGCCGGCATAGAAGATGACCGGCATCGCCGGGCGCGCCGGCTTCCCCTCGGTTCCTTGCGCGGGCTGCGGCGCGTAGACAGGGACCTGGAAGCTGGGGTTGCTCTCGGTCGGGAGGACCCTCTGCATGGGGACCTGGCGCTCCACCGCCGTCGCGGTGGCGCCGGCGCCCAGAAGGATGGCGATCGAGCAGGCCGCAAGGACGCGCACTCCGCCTCCGCGTCCTACGGGTAGATGCCGCGGATGCGCGTCGCCTCGGCGACGCGGCCGACCGCCAGAATGTAGGCGGCGTCGCGCATGTGCACGTTGAACTTCTTCGCGATCGTCAGGACTTCGTTGAAGGCGCGGGTCATGACTTTCTCGAGGTGATGGTTGACCTGGGCCTCCTCCCAGAAAAACGCCTGGAGCGACTGCACCCACTCGAAGTAGGACACCGTCACCCCACCGGCGTTCGCCAGGATGTCCGGGATCAGGAAGACGCCGTTCTTGTGCAGGATCTCGTCGGCGCCCGGTGTCGTCGGACCGTTGGCCGCCTCGGCGACGATCTTGGCCCGGATGCGGGAGGCGTTCGCCAGGGTGATCTGGTTCTCGAGGGCGGCCGGCACCAGGATGTCGCATTCGAGCTCGAGGAGCTTCTCGTTGCTGATCGAATCGGCCTCGCGGAAGCCGCGCAGGGAGCCGGTGCTCTCCTTGTGCGCCAGGACCGCGGTGATGTTGAGGCCCTTCGAGTTCAGGATGCCGCCGCTGCTGTCGGAGACGGCGATGATCGAGGCACCGTCCTCGCTCAGGAGGCGCGCCGCCACGCTGCCGGCATTGCCGAACCCCTGCACGGCCACCTTCGCCCCCTTCAGGGAGATTGACCTCTCGCGGCAGGCCTCGCGCGTCACGAACTGCACGCCGCGCGCCGTCGCCTCGCCACGCCCCTGGGAGCCGCCGATCTGCAGGGGCTTGCCGGTCACGACCCCCAGCTGGGTCGCGCCGACCGTCATCGAGTAGGTGTCCATGATCCAGGCCATCGTCTGGGGGTTGGTGTAGACGTCGGGGGCCGGGATGTCGCGCTCGGGGCCGATGATGATGCTGATCTCGGAGGCGTAGCGGCGGGTCATGTTCTCGAGCTCGCGCAGCGACATGTGCTTGGGGTCGCAGATCACCCCCCCCTTGCCGCCACCGTACGGGATGTTGACCGTGGCGCACTTCCAGGTCATCCAGGAGGCCAGCGCCTTCACCTCGTCCAGGGTGACGCTGGGGTGGTAGCGGATGCCCCCCTTGGCGGGACCGCGGGCCAGGTTGTGCTGCACCCGGTACCCCTCGAACACCCGGATCGACCCGTCGTCCATCTTGGTGGGGATCGACACGATCAGCTGGCGCTTCGGCCGCCGCAGGACCTCGCGCAGCCACGACTCGAGCTTCAGCTGCTCGGCCGCGCTGTCGAACTGCTGCTGGGCGATCTCGAACGGATTGAGGGTCTCTTTGGCCAGGACCGTGTCCATGATGCCTCCCGGTAGAAGGGGTGAGAGCGGGTCTCCGCGATGTCAGGAACGCATGAGGTTTTATCACAAGCACGCAGGGAAATCCACACGGCGCGGCGCGCGCCTCTGGGGCGTCAGCGCTTGAGGGGAAGCACCGGCTGATCGCCGATCGGCTCGCCCGGCAGCGCCCTGAGCGTGCCGCCGTACAGGTAATCGCGCGTGTTGTCCAGGATGAGACGGGGGTCGACGCGCCTCTGCGCCTCGCCGGTCTCGAGGGCGGCGCGCGCCACCGCCGCGGCCACCTCGGGGGCGCCGCGGAAGTCGAGCGCCTTCGGCAGGATGTAGTCGGGCGACAGCTCGTAATCCGGGACCAGATCGGCCAGGGCGTGGGCGGCGGCGATCTTCATCTCGTCGTTGATGTTGCGGGCGGCGACGTCGAGAGCGCCCCGGAAGATTCCCGGGAAGGCGATGGCGTTGTTGATCTGGTTCCTGTAGTCCGACCGGCCGGTCGCCACCACCGCGGCGCCGGCCGCCAGGGCCGCCTCCGGGGCGATCTCCGGCACCGGGTTCGCCAGCGCGAAGATGATCGGCCGCGGCGCCATGCTCTTCACCATCTCGGGCGTGACGAGGTTGGGGCCCGAGAGCCCGATGAACAGGTCCCGGCCGCGCAAGGCCTCGTTCAGCCCGCCGCGCAGACGCTCCGGGTTGGTGACCAGGGCGATCGCCTCCTTCGACGGGTTCATGTGCTCGCGGCCCGGGACCAGGATGCCGTGGGTGTCGCAGAGGATGACCTCTTTCACCCCCGCCTTCATGATGAGCCGCGTCACGGAGATGCCGGCCGCACCGGAGCCGTTGACCGTGACCTTCAGCGAGCCGATGTCGCGCCCGGTCACGCGCAGGGCGTTCAGGAGCCCGACCAGCACGACGACCGCCGTCCCGTGCTGGTCGTCGTGGAAGATCGGGATGCCGGTCTCCTCCCTCAGGCGCCTCTCGATCTCGAAGCAGCGGGGCGCGGCGATGTCCTCCAGGTTCACCCCGCCGAGCGACGGCTCGAGCGCCTTGACGATCGAGATGATCTCCTCCGTGTCCTGCGTCCCCAGGCAGATCGGCATCGCCTCGACGCCCGCCAGCGTCTTGAACAGGACGCATTTCCCCTCCATCACCGGGAGCGCCGCCTCCGGGCCGATGTTCCCCAGGCCGAGGACGGCCGAGCCGTCGGTCACGACCGCCACCAGGTTCCCCTTGGTGGTGTACTCCCAGACCTTGAGGGGGGACTTCATGATCTCGCGCACGGGGACCGCCACGCCGGGCGAGGCGATGATCATGAGCGTGTGCTCGTCCTTCAGCGGGATTTTGCCGGTGGTCTCGATGGTGCCGCGGTAGCGGCGGTGCAGGTCGAGCGCCTCGTCCCCCAGGCTCTTCTCCTCGCTGCTGAAGCCGTGCTCGACGAGCGCCGACTCCCCCTCGTAGACCAGGTGCCGGGTCCGGTCGCGCACGAAGTCGGGGTCGACGTCCTCGCGCGCCACGCCGAGCGCCACGGCCGCGTTGGCGACGGCCCCCGCCACCGCCGGCCCGACCCGCAGGTCGAGGACGCGCGGCACGATGCGCTCGTAGTTCAGCTCCTTGTCCGGCACGAGGGAGGCGATGGCGTCGGCGGCCGCGATCAACATCTCGTCGTAGATGCGCGCCGCGCGCGAGTCGATCACCCCGCGCAGGATGCCGGGAAACGCCAGGGCGACGTTGAGGCCGTGCCGGTAATTGGTCCCTCCCGTCAGGACCACCGCGGCGCCGGCGGCGCGGGCCTCGTCGGCGCCGATCTCCGGCTCGGGCGTGGCCAGGGCGAAGACGATCGGCTTCTTGTTCATGGAGCGGATCATCGCCGGCCGCACCGTGCGCGCCGCCGACAGGCCGACGAACAGGTCGGCCCCCTTGAGGGCTTCCTCGACCGACCCCTGGCGCTTCTCCGGGTTCAGCTCGCGGGCGGCGGCCTCCTTGAACCGGTTCATCCCCTCCGGCCGGCCTTCCCAGACGATGCCGTGACGATCGCACAGGGTGATCTCCGGCACGCCGGCCTTGCTCAGGAAGCGGGCCACCGTGATGCCGGCGCCGCCGGCCCCCGTGATGACGGCGCGGATCCCGCCGATGTCCTTGCCGACCAGCTTCAGGGCGTTCCGGAGCGCCGCCAGGACCGTCGCGCAGGCCCCCTGCATGTCGTTGAAGAAGAACGGCACGGGGAGGTCCGCCTCGCTCATGCCGTCGAGGATCTCCATCAGCTCGAACGATCGCGGCGAGGCGATGTCCTCGATCGCGAAGCCCCCGAAGGTCGGGGTCAGGCACTGGATCAGGCGGGCCAGGCGGCGCGGGTCGCGCTCGCTGGCGCACAGAGGCAGGGCGTCGATCCCGGCGAGCGCCTTGAACAGCAGGCACTTCCCTTCCATGACCGGCACGGCCGCGAAGGGCCCTGCGTCCCCGAACGACAGGACCGACGATCCGTCGGTGATGACCGCCACGGCGTTGCCGCGGATGGTGTAGATGAACGACGATTCCGGGTCGTCGCGGATCGCCAGGCACGGCTCGGCCACGCCCGGGGTGTAGACCAGGCTCAGGACGTGCTCGTCCTTGATCGGGATCTTGCTCTGGATCCCGAGGAGGCCGCGGTTGCGGCGATAGTGCTCGAGGATCTCCGCCGGATCGAGGCGGTCGCCCGGGGGGAGAGTCACCGCCGCGCCTCCTCGGCACGGGCCAGGTGGAAGACCAGGTTCTCGAGCTGAATCTTCAGATCGACCGCCTTGAGGGTGATGCCCGGGCGCGCCCTCAGCTGCGCCGGGGCGAAATTCAGGATCGCCTTGATGCCGGAGCGGCACACCCGGTCCAGCACCTTCTGCGCCACCGCGGCGGGCACGGCCAGGAGGGCGATCCCCGCCTTCTCGCGCCGCGCCACGGCGGGAAGCGCCTCCATGTCCAGGACCGGCACTCCGCCCCGGGAGCGGCCGCCGATCTTGCCTCGATCATTATCGAACAGCGCGACGATGCGGAAGCCCCCCCCGTTGAACCCCGCGTAGTCCGCGAGGGCCATCCCCAGGTTCCCCGCCCCGATGATGATCACCTTGCGATCGCGCGTCAGGCCGAGGATCCGCGTGAGCTGATCCTTGAGATCGGCCACCATGTAGCCGACCCCGCGCACTCCGAACTCGCCGAAGCAGGCCAGGTCCTTGCGAATCTGCGCCGAGTTGAGCCCGAATTTTTCAGCCAGGGCCTGGGAGGAGATGGTGGTGACCCCGTCGGCCTGGAGGTCTTCGAGGCATCGCAAGTAGACCGACACTCGCTTCGCCGTGAGATCGGAAATCCCCGTGCCCGGTCGCCGTGCCCCCGCCACCTTGTGCCTCGATTCACAAAGTCGCAGGAATCGTAGCGGCCGGCCCCCGGGCCCGTCAAGCCTCATGCCGGCTGAAATTCGCTTTCCTGGGAGCCCCCATCACGGTATATAAGGGCGCAGACTTTTCGGGCCCCTTACATGCTTCGGTCACCCTGCCCTGCCGGGTGTCGGCAGGCCGGAGGGGACATGAATCGGCGATTTTCCCCCGTCCTGGGCCGTGGCTTCGTGCTCTCCATCCTCGTGATGCTGGGCACGGCAGGGGTGCGGCCGGTGCTTGCCAGGGCGCTTTTCTCCCCCCTGCGGATCGACCTCGGGATCTCTTCCGATGTGATTGCCATGGCCGACCTGAACCGCGACGGGCGACTGGACGTCCTCGAAACGATCCGGGGGGGAAGCGAAGTCGCCGTCCTCCTGGGTGACGGTGAAGGCGCGTTCTCGGCCCCGCGGCGGTTCCCGGCGGGACTGGCAACAGTGACCGCCGGCCTGGGAGACTTCAACCGCGACGGGCGACTGGATATCGTCGTGGCCAGCATCAACCCGTCGACTCCGGCGTGGGAGATCTCCGTCCTGGCCGGGATCGTGGACGGGAGCTTCTCCCCGAGAGTCGTCCTGGCATCCGGCTCGGGGGACGCCCCCTCCGCCGTTCTGGCCGCGGACGCCGATTTGGACGGGGCCGACGATCTCTTCGTGGCCAACGCCGGAACGCTCGACCTGACGGCCTATAGGAGCCGGGGCGATCTGACTTTTTTCCCACCCGTCCGGTACTCGTTGCCGCAGGCGCCTCGCTCGATCGCGGCGGGTATTCTGGGCCGGAACGGCACGCTCGACCTGGTGGTCGGGATGTCCGGGGGCTCGGCGATCGCCGTGCTCGCCGGCGTCGGCGACGGCTCCTTCGGGGGGCCCTACCTCTTGCAAGGCGGACAGGCGCCGCAGGGAGTCGCGCTGGGCGACCTCAATGACGACGGCTCCCTGGACATCGTGTCGGCCAACACAGGCTCCAGCGGCATCTCGGTGTTCCTGAACGATGGGAACGGCGCCTTCGGGCCTTCCACGCCCTTCGCGACCGCCGCCACCTCACCCTCGATCGCCGTCGGCGATGTCGACGGGGACGGAGAGCTGGACGTGGTCACCTCCGGCCAGATGACCGTCCTGCGCGGCCGGGGGGACGGGAGTTTCGATCCTCCCATCACGTTGTCGACATACGAGGGAGGGTCACCGCTGGCCCTGGGAGACCTGGACGGGGACGGGCGGCTCGATCTGGCCGCGATGTCCGGTCTGACCCAGCTGCACGTCTATTTCGGGACGCCGGCCTCCGTCTTCGCGGGACGCGCGCAACTGGATGTCGGGGAAGGCAGCACCTACGCCCTCACGGCGGGCGATTTCGACGGCGACGGGGCGGACGATATCGCGACCGCGATGCACGGTCAGTACGCATTTCAGGACGGACAGGCAGGAGTCATTCTCAACCGCCTCGGCGGAGACTTCGACTTCGCGCCACCGGCTCGCGTCGGCATATTTCCCAGGTCAATCGCCGCGGGAGATTTCAACGGCGACGGCCACGAGGACGTCGTCACGGCCAACGCCGTGGGGTATGGCTTCCCCAGTGACGTTTCGGTCCTGCTCGGCGCCGGGGACGGCGCGTTCGGCCCCCAGGTCCGGATCTCCGCGAGTCCCTCCGCTGTGGCGGCCGGGGATTTCAACGGGGACGGACGGGACGATTTTGCGATCCTGGGCTCCTCGTCGGGTTCAGTCGGACTTTCGATTGCGATCTACACGCAGACGGACCCGTCCAAGCCCGAATTCCACCCGAAATCCACCGCAATCGCCTCAGGCCAGTCGGCTTTGGCGGCGGGCGACTTCAACACCGACGGGCACCTGGACCTGGTGACCCTGGGATCCGACGTGTCGATCCATTTTGGCACCGGGTCCCTCACTTTCAGCTCGGGCGTCCGCTTCCCTGCGGGGTCGTCTCCGACCGCCCTCGGGGTGGGCGACTTCAACGGGGACGGGAACCCGGATCTGGCCGTCGCCAACCGGAATCCCGCATCCAACCCCCCCTATTCGACGCCACCGGGGTCCGTGGCCATCCTCCTCAACGTTGGAACCGGGTCCTTCGGACCGCCCACAATCATGCCAGCGGGTGTCTACCCCGCCAGCATCGCGGTGGCCGACTTCAATCAAGACGGCCACACCGACGTTGCGGTGGGGAACAACGATGATGTCGTGTATACGATGGGGGGGGACGTTTCCCTCTACCTGGGAAGAGGCGATGGGACGTTTCTGGCGCAAACCAAATTCGGCGCCGGTACGTTCTACAACGCGCGGTCCGTGGCGGCCGGCGACTTCGATCACGACGGCTCCCCAGACCTCGCGATCGCCAATGCCTACGGCGTTGCAGTCCTCTTCAATCGCGGCCCGGCAGCCGATGCAGATGGCGACGGCGTGCTGGATGCCGTCGATTCGTGCACCGACACCGACGGGGACGGCCTCGGCAATGTCGGGTTCGCGGCGAACACCTGCCCGCACGACAACTGCGGCACAGTCACCAATCCGGCGCAGGCGGACGCCGATCACGATGGTGCGGGCGATCCCTGCGACCGCTGCCCCTTCGACGCGCAGAACGATCCGGACGGCGACGGCGTCTGCCAGGACGTGGACAACTGTCCCACGATCGCGAACCCGTCGCAGGGGAACGCCGACCTGGACTCCAGCGGCGACGCGTGCGACGCGTGCGTCGATTCGGACGGCGATGGTTTCGGCAATCCCGCCTTCTCCGGGACGAATGCGTGCCCCGCCGACAACTGTCCGAATACGCCGAATCCCGATCAGCAGGACGCGGATTCGGACGGCTTCGGCGATGCCTGCGAGCCCCCGGATTCTGGTGGCCTGTTCCGGGATCCCGCCTACGCCACTCAGGCGCGGCCGTGGGGGATAGCCTCAGGAGATTTCAACGGAGATGGCAAGAAGGATCTCGCCGTGGTTGATATCACTCCTGACATCCAGACCCCGAACCACGTTCAGATTCTGATCGGCCGGGGCGACGGCAGGTTCGATTCCGGCCAGCGACTCGAGGCCGGACGGAGCGCTGCCTGGATCGAAGCCGGGGACTTCAACGCCGACTCCCGGCTCGATCTGATCGTGACGAACCGCTTTTCCCGCGAACTGTCCGTGCTCCTGGGACAGGGGGACGGAACATTCGTCGGGCTCCCCCGGCAGCCGTTGAGCGAGTTTCCCGATGAGGTCGTGGCCGTCGATTTCAACCGCGACTCCCGCCTCGACGTGGCGGTTCTCGGGGACGACTCGAACATCTCAGTCCACCTCGGGAACGGAGACGGGACCTTCGGCGCGCCGGCAACCCTCGTGGTTCCGAACGCAGCCGCCCTCGCCTCAGGGGATTTCAACAACGATGCGATCCCGGATCTGGCGGCCATCAACTATTTCCCCGGAGAGATTCTGATCTTCCTGGGGAACGGGGACGGGACCTTCGGCGCCGCGACGACTTATTCCACGGCGAACGACCATCCCTCGAATCCTCTGGCGCTCGAGGTAGCCGATTTCAACCGGGATGGGAACACCGATCTGGCCGTCATCCTCCGGGATAACGCCTACATCAACTCGGGCATCGTCCTGTTCCTGGTCGGCAGTGGCGACGGTCATTTCACGCGCTCGCCCCATGTCATCTTCGGCATCGGTGGAGCGCCCTATTTCGCGACGACAGGGGACTTCAACGGCGACGGGGTACTGGACCTCGCCGTGTCCAATGCGGGGAGTGATTGGGTGACCATCCACCCTGGTCTTGGAGATGGCACGTTCGGGTACGCCCCGACCCTCTTCACGGGCGATGGTCCCGTCAGCATCGTCGCAGGTGACCTCGACGGAGATGGACGGGACGATCTCGCGGTGGCGAACGTTTCTTCCGACAACGTATTCGTGTACCTCTCGAACGGCGACTTCACGTTCAACGACCCCAGGCTTCTCCTCGACCTGGGCCCGACCGCTTCCACGACACTCGATGATTTCGACGGAGATGGACGGCTCGATGTGGCGGTGGCCAGCACCTATTCCGACGGAGCGGTGCTCCTCGGTCATGCCGACGGGACGTTCGATAGCGAGATGAGGTTCAGGACCGGATACCAGACCTATCCGGTGCTCATCGCGAGCGGGGACTTCAACGGCGACGGCCGCAGGGACCTCGTCACGGCGAATGCAGGTGGAAGCAGCCTCTACGATCCGGGGAGCGTGTCCATCATGCTGGGGAAGGGGGACGGGACCTTCGACGAACCCACCCAGCTGAGATCCGGGTGGAATCCATTCGGCCTTGCCGTGGGGGATTTCGACCAGGACGGTGCTGAAGATCTCGCTGTCGTCAACGCCGGATCGAATCACCTGATGGTGCACATGGACGACGGCCGGGGAGGGTTTGCACCGCCGCGCCAGTATGCGGTCGGGAGTCTCCCCTACTGGGTCACCGCGGACGATCTGAATGGCGACGGCCATCTTGATCTCGTGGTCGCCGATTTCGGGACCTACTATGGCTACTCTCCACCGCCCAGTTCCGGCGACGTCCGAGTGCTCCTGGGCAACGGCGACGGCACGTTCCTCCCCCACGTCACCCTCGTGGCCGGCCTGAATCCTACCGCCGTCGTGACGGGTGACTTCAACGAGGACGCCGTGAGGGACCTGGCGGTGATCAACGCGAACTCGTCGGACCTATCGGTATTCCTTGGCAAAGGCGGAGGCGACTTCGGCCTCGTTGGCAGGTTTGGCATCGGACAGGGTGGACTGTCGGCCGTGGTCGGAGACCTGAATGGCGACCGTCACGAGGACGTCGCGATCTCCAATTACGACTCCGCCGACGTCTCGATACTCCTGGGGATCGGAGACGGCACCTTCTCGCCCGAGG
This portion of the Candidatus Polarisedimenticolia bacterium genome encodes:
- a CDS encoding FG-GAP-like repeat-containing protein; this translates as MNRRFSPVLGRGFVLSILVMLGTAGVRPVLARALFSPLRIDLGISSDVIAMADLNRDGRLDVLETIRGGSEVAVLLGDGEGAFSAPRRFPAGLATVTAGLGDFNRDGRLDIVVASINPSTPAWEISVLAGIVDGSFSPRVVLASGSGDAPSAVLAADADLDGADDLFVANAGTLDLTAYRSRGDLTFFPPVRYSLPQAPRSIAAGILGRNGTLDLVVGMSGGSAIAVLAGVGDGSFGGPYLLQGGQAPQGVALGDLNDDGSLDIVSANTGSSGISVFLNDGNGAFGPSTPFATAATSPSIAVGDVDGDGELDVVTSGQMTVLRGRGDGSFDPPITLSTYEGGSPLALGDLDGDGRLDLAAMSGLTQLHVYFGTPASVFAGRAQLDVGEGSTYALTAGDFDGDGADDIATAMHGQYAFQDGQAGVILNRLGGDFDFAPPARVGIFPRSIAAGDFNGDGHEDVVTANAVGYGFPSDVSVLLGAGDGAFGPQVRISASPSAVAAGDFNGDGRDDFAILGSSSGSVGLSIAIYTQTDPSKPEFHPKSTAIASGQSALAAGDFNTDGHLDLVTLGSDVSIHFGTGSLTFSSGVRFPAGSSPTALGVGDFNGDGNPDLAVANRNPASNPPYSTPPGSVAILLNVGTGSFGPPTIMPAGVYPASIAVADFNQDGHTDVAVGNNDDVVYTMGGDVSLYLGRGDGTFLAQTKFGAGTFYNARSVAAGDFDHDGSPDLAIANAYGVAVLFNRGPAADADGDGVLDAVDSCTDTDGDGLGNVGFAANTCPHDNCGTVTNPAQADADHDGAGDPCDRCPFDAQNDPDGDGVCQDVDNCPTIANPSQGNADLDSSGDACDACVDSDGDGFGNPAFSGTNACPADNCPNTPNPDQQDADSDGFGDACEPPDSGGLFRDPAYATQARPWGIASGDFNGDGKKDLAVVDITPDIQTPNHVQILIGRGDGRFDSGQRLEAGRSAAWIEAGDFNADSRLDLIVTNRFSRELSVLLGQGDGTFVGLPRQPLSEFPDEVVAVDFNRDSRLDVAVLGDDSNISVHLGNGDGTFGAPATLVVPNAAALASGDFNNDAIPDLAAINYFPGEILIFLGNGDGTFGAATTYSTANDHPSNPLALEVADFNRDGNTDLAVILRDNAYINSGIVLFLVGSGDGHFTRSPHVIFGIGGAPYFATTGDFNGDGVLDLAVSNAGSDWVTIHPGLGDGTFGYAPTLFTGDGPVSIVAGDLDGDGRDDLAVANVSSDNVFVYLSNGDFTFNDPRLLLDLGPTASTTLDDFDGDGRLDVAVASTYSDGAVLLGHADGTFDSEMRFRTGYQTYPVLIASGDFNGDGRRDLVTANAGGSSLYDPGSVSIMLGKGDGTFDEPTQLRSGWNPFGLAVGDFDQDGAEDLAVVNAGSNHLMVHMDDGRGGFAPPRQYAVGSLPYWVTADDLNGDGHLDLVVADFGTYYGYSPPPSSGDVRVLLGNGDGTFLPHVTLVAGLNPTAVVTGDFNEDAVRDLAVINANSSDLSVFLGKGGGDFGLVGRFGIGQGGLSAVVGDLNGDRHEDVAISNYDSADVSILLGIGDGTFSPEARLATGVGTLFVALGNLNADRRPDLAVSVHVGVATLFNRGPFPDSDGDGLRDPDDPCTDTDHDGFGDPFLPSNTCPVDNCPSTSNAGQEDADADGRGDACDRCRLDAANDADRDALCGDVDNCPAIANPGQAETDGDGLGDACDNCTQRRNPEQVDSNGDGAGDACQPSVVILDIGPGPESYVQANVRLRNPAHDPLSGAVDVTGRTPERLVRLEDVGSTRSCFDGYFPGGAPGGIGFVNGSVGTPLLFDFSFGAPFLGLTCGDLDPAYFLRFGECNLPGDYGSYSLQLEGIPLPIPVCLIATNPPGLRIDLTVQSITQDSIYFTTSYMTTVHVPFEGSLPSAIDISSLASPGPHHLSISVTNGVTPAVSDEADFENPGHETILFINTLPPSGDADQDGIPDESDRCTDGDADGFGDPDVSTNACPADNCPLMDNRSQIDRDGDRLGDACDNCPAAANPDQADSNSDGSGNACQPTLVISRIRQDDGETIAVEARATDPQGETLHGQVLITALAGIIALPDIGASHDCGGGYLPSGEPDRGIGFAFGSAGQPVLFDLNAGLACHGGGAPDFELAAGPCDHPETAFGGLLLLEGLALPAPVCARAFGEGSGGVDLIVFSFTSDALRLAVPDPHQALAVPFESGLPEQIDISALERGLPHRLEISLTDGNTAQVQAEAPFTYRGERTMVFTASNAPPRASIAAPATVECGSPAGGVVLLDGSGSSDLDSSPGTNSDIVTFEWFRDFGLPAAELLGTGQVLNVVLPLGTSSVTLRVTDSKGASDTSATTTEVRDTTAPSLTLAATPSILWPPNHRLVPVGIEWHASDRCDPAATARLLSVVSSEPDDASGDADGRTTGDIVGADVGVPDAELLLRAERSGTGAGRTYDLTYAATDASGNTTSSLAVVTVPHDQGQGPEPLSLRLEPAGTAGLARVYWNAVGGAQNYDVIAGDIANLRVDGNRITLGVVRVPARLFAPTSFVEMGGSLAPAAVPPPGRAHFYLVEYRDAHGTSGFGTESAPWPLEPESCDGACPGDEDDLLTSG